A genomic region of Halomonas aestuarii contains the following coding sequences:
- a CDS encoding prepilin peptidase codes for MLAAVVGLCLGSFLNVVIARLPVMLMQGWRAEAREALELPPEETPRFNLVTPRSLCPQCEAPIAWHDNIPLLGWFKRRGRCASCQARISPQYPLVELAGGVLAVSVLGLFGPTLQALFILGACLALLAMAVIDLRTQLLPDLLTLPLLWAGLLYQLLFQPLLLPSAVIGAMAGYLVLWSFYWLFKLVTGKEGMGYGDFKLLGALGAWLGWQTLPLVLILSAGAGAVVGILIQLAVPRLRGAPLPFGPWLVMAGWVALLAGEPLMAFYTGLLY; via the coding sequence ATGCTCGCGGCCGTCGTGGGCCTGTGCCTGGGCAGCTTCCTCAACGTGGTGATCGCCCGACTGCCGGTGATGCTGATGCAGGGCTGGCGCGCCGAGGCGCGGGAGGCCCTGGAGCTCCCGCCTGAGGAGACCCCCCGCTTCAACCTGGTCACCCCCCGCTCGCTGTGCCCGCAGTGCGAGGCCCCCATCGCCTGGCACGACAACATCCCGCTGCTGGGGTGGTTCAAGCGCCGCGGGCGCTGTGCCAGCTGCCAGGCGCGGATCAGCCCCCAGTACCCGCTGGTCGAGCTGGCCGGCGGCGTGCTCGCGGTGTCGGTGCTGGGGCTCTTCGGCCCGACGCTTCAGGCCCTGTTCATCCTCGGCGCCTGCCTGGCCCTGCTGGCCATGGCGGTCATCGACCTTCGCACCCAGTTGCTCCCGGACCTGCTCACCCTGCCGCTGCTCTGGGCGGGCCTGCTCTACCAGCTGCTGTTCCAGCCGTTGCTGCTGCCCTCGGCGGTGATCGGTGCCATGGCCGGCTACCTGGTGCTGTGGAGTTTCTACTGGCTGTTCAAGCTGGTCACCGGCAAGGAGGGCATGGGCTATGGAGACTTCAAGCTGCTGGGGGCCCTGGGCGCCTGGCTGGGCTGGCAGACCCTGCCGCTGGTGCTGATCCTCTCCGCCGGGGCCGGCGCGGTGGTCGGCATCCTCATCCAACTGGCGGTCCCGCGCCTGCGCGGGGCCCCCCTGCCCTTCGGGCCCTGGCTGGTGATGGCGGGATGGGTCGCGCTGCTGGCGGGCGAACCGCTGATGGCGTTCTACACCGGCCTGCTCTACTGA
- the coaE gene encoding dephospho-CoA kinase (Dephospho-CoA kinase (CoaE) performs the final step in coenzyme A biosynthesis.): MIIGVTGGIASGKSTVARAFAALGIPWVDADEVAREIVAPGEPALAEIAEHFGEGVIAPDGSLDRRALREIVFGDAAERRRLEAITHPRIRERLIAHLARLQAQAAPYVLLVSPLLFESGQQALVDRCLVVDVPEAVQVARTAARDDVDEAQARAIVAAQMSRQERLDRADDVIDNSADEETLAPRVAELDRRYRAAGLPPSA; encoded by the coding sequence ATGATCATCGGCGTGACGGGCGGCATCGCCTCGGGCAAGTCCACGGTGGCGCGCGCCTTCGCGGCGCTGGGCATTCCCTGGGTGGATGCCGACGAGGTGGCCCGCGAGATCGTCGCCCCGGGCGAGCCGGCCCTGGCCGAGATCGCCGAGCACTTCGGCGAGGGCGTCATCGCCCCCGACGGCAGCCTCGATCGCCGGGCGCTGCGCGAGATCGTCTTCGGCGACGCCGCCGAGCGACGCCGGCTGGAGGCGATCACCCACCCGCGCATCCGAGAGCGGCTCATCGCCCACCTGGCGAGGCTCCAGGCCCAGGCGGCCCCCTACGTGCTGCTGGTCTCTCCCCTGCTCTTCGAGTCCGGCCAGCAGGCCCTGGTCGACCGCTGCCTGGTCGTCGACGTGCCGGAAGCCGTGCAGGTCGCCCGCACCGCGGCGCGGGACGACGTGGACGAGGCCCAGGCCCGTGCCATCGTCGCCGCCCAGATGTCGCGGCAGGAACGCCTGGACCGCGCCGACGACGTGATCGACAATTCCGCCGACGAGGAGACCCTGGCGCCCCGGGTGGCGGAGCTCGACCGCCGCTACCGCGCCGCCGGCTTGCCTCCTTCGGCCTGA
- the yacG gene encoding DNA gyrase inhibitor YacG — MSTQDTARPLEVACPQCRKKVQWSETNPYRPFCSKRCRLLDLGAWADESHRIAGEPAMDETDLDALLARADRDDSLS, encoded by the coding sequence ATGAGCACGCAAGACACCGCCCGCCCCCTGGAGGTCGCCTGCCCGCAGTGCCGCAAGAAGGTGCAGTGGAGCGAGACCAATCCCTACCGCCCCTTCTGCAGCAAGCGCTGCCGCCTGCTCGACCTCGGCGCCTGGGCCGACGAATCCCACCGGATCGCCGGCGAGCCTGCCATGGACGAGACCGACCTCGATGCCCTGCTGGCGCGGGCCGACCGGGACGACAGCCTCTCGTGA
- a CDS encoding DNA replication terminus site-binding protein, protein MTPDGQPPEYRLLAELEAVFDRLVEQTDELVADWEASGASAWSFERETADAGWLRHCLLDVWYQDGQDGRATRSHVGLVAADERVMEAALRVNATKQAFAALIAEIRTEVPSLIPEIKAVLPFRHPALHDHLRGTGLARLHLKQCWRAIPLAEAPVARVRLAWYASGRSIKRLTVREAEQKLLALDNEAPHVRIQLRQLAGIPDGEPLAQMQTQAPLMRANLFYREPLEDGRTRRAMNIALPLFVPSPDGRLPDHNQPPPTPPATRTRARRRDERLEDTVFLPSLRVYRYR, encoded by the coding sequence GTGACACCGGACGGGCAACCCCCGGAATACCGGCTGCTGGCGGAGCTGGAGGCCGTCTTCGACCGGCTGGTGGAGCAGACCGATGAGCTGGTGGCGGACTGGGAGGCCTCCGGGGCCTCCGCCTGGTCCTTCGAGCGCGAGACGGCCGACGCCGGGTGGCTTCGCCATTGCCTGCTCGATGTGTGGTACCAGGATGGCCAGGACGGCCGCGCCACCCGCAGCCATGTCGGACTGGTGGCCGCCGACGAGCGGGTGATGGAAGCGGCCCTGAGGGTGAACGCCACCAAGCAGGCCTTCGCCGCGCTGATCGCGGAGATCCGCACCGAGGTGCCGTCATTGATTCCGGAGATCAAGGCGGTGCTGCCGTTCCGTCACCCGGCGCTGCACGACCACCTGCGCGGCACGGGACTGGCGAGGCTGCACCTCAAGCAGTGCTGGCGCGCGATCCCGCTGGCCGAGGCGCCCGTGGCCCGCGTGCGGCTCGCCTGGTATGCCAGCGGACGATCGATCAAGCGGCTGACGGTGCGCGAGGCGGAACAGAAGCTGCTGGCACTGGACAACGAGGCGCCCCACGTCCGCATCCAGCTGCGCCAGCTCGCCGGTATCCCCGATGGCGAGCCGCTGGCCCAGATGCAGACCCAGGCCCCGCTGATGCGCGCCAACCTGTTCTATCGGGAACCGCTCGAGGACGGCCGAACCCGGCGCGCCATGAACATCGCCCTGCCGCTGTTCGTGCCCAGCCCCGACGGCCGGCTGCCCGACCACAACCAGCCCCCACCGACCCCGCCCGCCACCCGGACCCGGGCCAGGCGCCGCGACGAGCGGCTGGAGGACACGGTCTTCCTGCCGAGCCTGAGGGTGTATCGCTATCGGTGA
- a CDS encoding histone-like nucleoid-structuring protein, MvaT/MvaU family, with product MSSLLSNYMQMEQQLKQIQSELDKLQNDDRLKAELEFKEKLEALMREFDKSAADVIALLNPKPAAQGSAAAPASGGTRRKRKLKIYKNPQTGEVVETRGGNQKTLKAWKDEHGSDTVESWLVRVEE from the coding sequence ATGTCATCATTGCTCAGTAACTACATGCAGATGGAACAGCAGCTGAAGCAGATCCAGTCTGAACTGGACAAGCTGCAGAACGACGACCGCCTCAAGGCCGAACTCGAGTTCAAGGAAAAGCTCGAGGCACTGATGCGCGAGTTTGACAAGAGCGCCGCGGACGTCATCGCCCTGCTCAACCCCAAGCCGGCCGCCCAAGGCAGCGCGGCCGCCCCGGCCAGTGGTGGCACCCGCCGCAAGCGCAAGCTGAAGATCTACAAGAATCCCCAGACCGGCGAAGTGGTGGAAACTCGCGGCGGTAATCAGAAGACGCTCAAGGCCTGGAAGGACGAGCACGGCTCCGACACCGTGGAGTCCTGGCTGGTGCGTGTCGAGGAGTGA
- the rpsA gene encoding 30S ribosomal protein S1, with protein MSESFAELFEQSLQDINMEPGAIVAATIVDIDGDWVTVNAGLKSEGQIPAAQFRDENGELSIAVGDEVHVALEAVEDGFGETRLSREKAKRAEAWKVLEAAFEKEEIVKGVINGKVKGGFTVDVDSIRAFLPGSLVDVRPVRDTTHLENKELDFKVIKLDPKRNNVVVSRRAVLEAENSAEREALLATLQEGQQIIGIVKNLTDYGAFVDLGGVDGLLHITDMAWKRIKHPSEIVAVGDEITVKVLKFDRERNRVSLGLKQLGEDPWVNIKDRYPEGTKVHATVTNLTDYGCFAELEEGVEGLVHVSEMDWTNKNIHPSKVVQVGDDVDVMVLDIDEERRRISLGIKQCTTNPWEDFNARYNKGDRVTGTIKSITDFGIFIGLEGGIDGLVHLSDISWTDTGEEAVRQFKKGDEAEAVILSIDPERERISLGIKQLDTDPVSEFLAVNDKGSIVTGRVVEVDAKEAQVELATDVVAVLKASEISADRVEDARNALNEGDSVEARIIGVDRKNRQIALSIKAKDQDDTRQNLKKLREESTESGATTIGDLIKQQMGQD; from the coding sequence ATGAGCGAAAGCTTTGCTGAACTGTTTGAACAGTCTCTCCAGGACATCAACATGGAGCCGGGCGCCATCGTCGCGGCTACCATCGTCGACATCGACGGCGACTGGGTCACCGTCAATGCCGGCCTGAAATCAGAAGGCCAGATCCCCGCGGCGCAGTTCCGCGACGAGAACGGCGAGCTGTCCATCGCCGTCGGTGATGAGGTGCACGTCGCCCTGGAAGCCGTCGAGGACGGTTTCGGCGAGACCCGCCTCTCCCGCGAGAAGGCCAAGCGTGCCGAAGCGTGGAAGGTGCTGGAAGCCGCCTTCGAGAAGGAAGAGATCGTCAAGGGCGTGATCAACGGCAAGGTCAAGGGTGGCTTCACCGTCGACGTCGACTCCATCCGTGCCTTCCTGCCGGGTTCCCTGGTGGATGTCCGCCCCGTGCGCGACACGACCCACCTCGAGAACAAGGAACTCGACTTCAAGGTCATCAAGCTCGACCCGAAGCGCAACAACGTCGTCGTGTCCCGCCGCGCCGTGCTCGAGGCCGAGAACAGCGCCGAGCGTGAGGCCCTCCTGGCCACCCTGCAGGAAGGCCAGCAGATCATCGGTATCGTCAAGAACCTCACCGACTACGGCGCCTTCGTCGACCTCGGTGGCGTCGACGGCCTGCTGCACATCACCGACATGGCCTGGAAGCGCATCAAGCATCCGAGCGAGATCGTGGCCGTGGGCGACGAGATCACCGTCAAGGTGCTCAAGTTCGACCGCGAGCGCAACCGTGTCTCCCTGGGCCTGAAGCAGCTGGGCGAGGATCCGTGGGTCAACATCAAGGATCGTTACCCGGAAGGCACCAAGGTGCACGCCACCGTCACCAACCTCACCGACTACGGCTGCTTCGCCGAGCTGGAAGAGGGTGTCGAGGGCCTGGTCCACGTGTCCGAGATGGACTGGACCAACAAGAACATCCATCCGTCCAAGGTCGTGCAGGTCGGCGACGACGTGGACGTCATGGTGCTGGACATCGACGAGGAGCGTCGCCGCATCTCCCTGGGTATCAAGCAGTGCACCACCAACCCGTGGGAAGACTTCAACGCGCGCTACAACAAGGGTGACCGCGTCACCGGCACCATCAAGTCGATCACCGACTTCGGCATCTTCATCGGCCTGGAAGGTGGTATCGACGGCCTGGTGCACCTGTCCGACATCTCCTGGACCGACACCGGCGAGGAAGCCGTTCGCCAGTTCAAGAAGGGCGACGAGGCGGAAGCTGTCATCCTCTCCATCGATCCGGAGCGTGAGCGCATCTCGCTGGGCATCAAGCAGCTCGATACCGACCCGGTGTCCGAGTTCCTGGCCGTCAACGACAAGGGCTCCATCGTCACTGGCCGCGTGGTCGAGGTCGATGCCAAGGAAGCCCAGGTCGAGCTGGCCACCGATGTCGTCGCCGTGCTGAAGGCCTCCGAGATCAGCGCCGACCGCGTCGAGGATGCCCGCAACGCGCTGAACGAGGGTGACAGCGTCGAGGCCCGCATCATCGGTGTCGACCGCAAGAACCGCCAGATCGCCCTGTCCATCAAGGCCAAGGATCAGGACGACACGCGTCAGAACCTCAAGAAGCTGCGCGAAGAGAGCACCGAGTCCGGTGCGACCACCATCGGTGACCTCATCAAGCAGCAGATGGGTCAGGACTGA
- the cmk gene encoding (d)CMP kinase encodes MSDTAPVLTIDGPGGAGKGTISRLVAERLGWHLLDSGALYRLTALAAVKHEVPLDDEAGLAEVAVGLDVLFVAEPESTRVLLEGEDATGTIRTEQVGDAASRVAALPAVRQALLQRQRDFRKPPGLVADGRDMGTVVFTEAPLKIFLTASAEERAHRRQRQLQEAGVDASLSSLLKEIQARDARDMQRSVAPLKPADDAITLDTTRLTIPEVVDRLTELLTERGLAPAT; translated from the coding sequence ATGAGCGATACGGCACCGGTACTCACCATCGACGGTCCCGGCGGGGCCGGCAAGGGCACCATCAGCCGCCTGGTCGCCGAGCGCCTGGGCTGGCACCTGCTGGACAGCGGTGCGCTCTATCGCCTGACCGCCCTGGCAGCCGTGAAGCATGAGGTCCCGCTGGACGACGAGGCCGGGCTTGCCGAGGTGGCCGTCGGCCTCGACGTGCTCTTCGTCGCCGAGCCCGAATCGACCCGCGTGCTGCTCGAGGGCGAGGACGCCACCGGCACCATCCGCACCGAGCAGGTGGGGGATGCGGCCTCCCGGGTCGCGGCGCTGCCGGCGGTGCGCCAGGCCCTGCTGCAGCGCCAGCGTGACTTTCGCAAGCCTCCCGGGCTGGTCGCCGACGGGCGAGACATGGGCACCGTGGTGTTCACCGAGGCGCCGCTGAAGATCTTCCTCACGGCGAGCGCCGAGGAACGGGCCCATCGCCGGCAGCGCCAGTTGCAGGAGGCGGGGGTCGATGCTAGTCTATCGAGTCTTTTAAAGGAGATTCAGGCGCGCGATGCACGCGACATGCAGCGCAGCGTGGCCCCGCTCAAGCCGGCCGATGACGCCATCACGCTTGACACCACGCGCCTGACGATACCGGAAGTGGTGGATCGGCTGACGGAACTGCTGACCGAGCGAGGTCTGGCACCCGCCACCTGA
- a CDS encoding bifunctional prephenate dehydrogenase/3-phosphoshikimate 1-carboxyvinyltransferase — MEVEVREPRILIVGLGLIGGSLAAALRAAGFGAAKEGTAGFGAAKEGAAGVGRRDVGDAGPGEGGAAPQAEILACDPDAAEIARGIEMGLIDRGDTRLAPLVEGASLVVLAVPVLAMAGVMRELAGCLERAAPEVVVTDVGSTKAAIREAAVAAFGRMPANLVLGHPIAGSEKSGVAAADPSLYARHKVILTPEPDTNPAATARVRALWECCGAEVLEMAVERHDQVLARTSHLPHLLAFSLVDTLARQDERLEIFRYAAGGFRDFTRIAGSDPVMWRDIFIANRDAVLASLDDFEAGVARLRRAVERGDGDAMLATFDRASHARHYFESLLNQTSYQAEYQMQQHGKLRYRASPGGGVTGRIRVPGDKSISHRSIMLGALAEGVTEVKGFLEGEDSLATLQAFREMGVAIEGPHQGRVTVHGVGMHGLRAPSGPLYVGNAGTAMRLFAGLLAGQAFDTELTGDASLTRRPMGRVADPLRLMGAKIDTAEGGRPPLHIHGGRTLKGITYDMPMASAQVKSCLLLAGLYAEGETRVREPAPTRDHTERMLSGFGYAVHREGDTCWLEGGGRLTAAPIDVPSDISSATFFLVAAAITPGSDLVLEHVGINPTRIGVINILRLMGADLRLENEHEVGGEPVADLHIRYAPLQGIDIPVDQVPLAIDEFPALFIAAANARGVTRLRGAEELRVKESDRLKAMADGLAVIGVEHTLLEDGIDIVGGGRPEGANYGGGRIDSLGDHRIAMSFAIAALRAGEPIEIDDCANVATSFPGFIDLARRVGLTLEERQEAS, encoded by the coding sequence ATGGAAGTGGAGGTCCGCGAACCCCGCATCCTGATCGTCGGGCTCGGGCTGATCGGTGGCTCGCTGGCCGCCGCCCTGCGTGCCGCCGGCTTCGGGGCGGCGAAAGAGGGCACCGCCGGCTTCGGGGCGGCGAAAGAGGGCGCCGCCGGAGTGGGGCGTCGCGACGTCGGCGATGCCGGGCCGGGGGAGGGCGGTGCCGCGCCGCAGGCCGAGATCCTGGCCTGTGACCCGGATGCTGCCGAGATCGCGCGCGGCATCGAGATGGGGCTGATCGACCGCGGCGACACCCGCCTCGCGCCGCTCGTCGAGGGCGCGTCGCTGGTGGTGCTGGCGGTGCCGGTGCTGGCCATGGCCGGCGTGATGCGCGAGCTGGCCGGCTGTCTCGAGCGCGCCGCCCCCGAGGTCGTCGTCACCGATGTCGGCAGCACCAAGGCGGCGATCCGCGAGGCCGCCGTGGCTGCCTTCGGGCGCATGCCGGCCAACCTGGTGCTCGGCCACCCCATCGCCGGCTCGGAGAAGAGCGGCGTGGCCGCCGCCGACCCCTCGCTCTATGCCCGTCACAAGGTGATCCTCACGCCCGAGCCCGACACGAATCCGGCGGCCACGGCCCGGGTGCGGGCGCTCTGGGAGTGCTGCGGTGCCGAGGTGCTGGAGATGGCCGTCGAGCGCCACGACCAGGTGCTGGCCCGCACCAGCCACCTGCCTCACCTGTTGGCCTTCTCGCTGGTCGACACCCTGGCCCGCCAGGACGAGCGGCTGGAGATCTTCCGCTACGCCGCCGGCGGGTTTCGCGACTTCACCCGTATCGCCGGCAGCGACCCGGTGATGTGGCGGGACATCTTCATCGCCAACCGTGACGCGGTGCTCGCCTCCCTGGACGACTTCGAGGCCGGGGTGGCGCGACTGCGCCGTGCCGTGGAACGCGGCGATGGCGATGCCATGCTGGCCACCTTCGACCGCGCCAGCCACGCCCGACACTATTTCGAATCCCTGCTCAACCAGACCAGTTATCAGGCGGAGTACCAGATGCAACAACACGGCAAGCTGCGCTACCGGGCGAGCCCCGGCGGCGGAGTCACCGGGCGGATCCGCGTGCCCGGCGACAAGTCGATCTCCCATCGCTCCATCATGCTCGGGGCGCTGGCCGAGGGCGTCACCGAGGTCAAGGGCTTCCTCGAGGGCGAGGACAGCCTGGCCACGCTGCAGGCCTTCCGTGAGATGGGCGTGGCCATCGAGGGGCCCCACCAGGGGCGCGTGACGGTTCATGGCGTGGGGATGCACGGCCTCCGGGCCCCCTCCGGCCCGCTCTACGTGGGCAACGCCGGCACCGCCATGCGCCTGTTCGCGGGGCTGCTGGCCGGCCAGGCCTTCGACACCGAGCTCACCGGGGACGCCTCGCTGACCCGTCGCCCCATGGGCCGGGTGGCCGACCCGCTGCGCCTGATGGGTGCGAAGATCGACACCGCCGAGGGTGGGCGTCCGCCGCTGCACATCCACGGGGGCAGGACGCTCAAGGGCATCACCTACGACATGCCCATGGCCAGCGCCCAGGTGAAGTCCTGCCTGCTGCTCGCCGGGCTCTATGCCGAGGGCGAGACCCGCGTGCGCGAGCCGGCGCCGACCCGCGACCATACCGAGCGGATGCTCTCCGGCTTCGGCTATGCGGTCCACCGCGAGGGGGACACCTGCTGGCTCGAGGGTGGCGGCCGCCTGACCGCCGCGCCCATCGACGTCCCCTCGGACATCTCCTCCGCCACCTTCTTCCTGGTGGCGGCCGCGATCACCCCGGGGTCGGACCTGGTGCTCGAGCATGTCGGCATCAACCCGACCCGCATCGGGGTGATCAACATCCTCCGGCTGATGGGCGCCGACCTGCGCCTGGAGAACGAGCACGAGGTGGGCGGCGAGCCGGTGGCCGACCTGCACATCCGCTACGCGCCGCTCCAGGGCATCGACATCCCCGTGGATCAGGTGCCGCTGGCGATCGACGAGTTCCCGGCGCTGTTCATCGCCGCGGCCAACGCCCGGGGCGTGACGCGCCTGCGCGGGGCCGAGGAACTGCGCGTCAAGGAGTCCGACCGCCTGAAGGCCATGGCCGACGGCCTCGCCGTCATCGGGGTCGAGCACACCCTGCTCGAGGACGGCATCGACATCGTCGGCGGCGGCCGCCCGGAGGGCGCCAACTACGGCGGCGGACGGATCGACAGCCTGGGGGACCACCGGATCGCGATGTCTTTCGCCATCGCGGCCCTGCGTGCAGGGGAGCCGATCGAGATCGACGACTGTGCCAACGTTGCCACCTCCTTCCCCGGCTTCATCGACCTGGCGCGGCGCGTCGGGCTGACCCTCGAGGAACGGCAGGAGGCGTCATGA
- the pheA gene encoding prephenate dehydratase, with protein MTEPSVSLEALRQRIDALDNDILRLISERAACAQEVAAIKAEHEPGGVFYRPEREAQVLRRVMELNHGPLDSEEMARLFREIMSACLALEQPVKVAYLGPEGTFTQQAALKHFGESAISLPMAAIDEVFREVEAGAVNYGVVPVENSTEGVINHTLDSFMDSSLRICGEVVLRIHHHLLVSETTRRDKVSRIYSHPQSFAQCRKWIDAHFPQAERVPVSSNAEAARLVKTEWHSAAIAGDMAAKLYGLARLAEKIEDRPDNSTRFLIIGNQDVPVSGEDKTSLVVAMRNQPGALHDLLEPFHRHQIDMTRLETRPSRSGVWNYVFFIDFKGHRDEPRVAAMLEEVKLRAADVKVLGSYPAGVL; from the coding sequence ATGACCGAGCCTTCCGTCAGCCTCGAGGCGCTCCGCCAGCGCATCGATGCCCTGGACAACGACATCCTGCGCCTGATCAGCGAGCGCGCCGCCTGTGCCCAGGAGGTCGCCGCGATCAAGGCCGAGCATGAGCCCGGCGGCGTCTTCTACCGTCCCGAGCGCGAGGCCCAGGTGCTGCGCCGGGTCATGGAGCTCAACCATGGCCCCCTGGACAGTGAGGAGATGGCGCGGCTGTTCCGCGAGATCATGTCGGCCTGCCTGGCCCTCGAGCAGCCGGTCAAGGTCGCCTACCTGGGGCCGGAGGGGACCTTCACCCAGCAGGCGGCCCTCAAGCACTTCGGCGAGAGCGCGATCAGCCTGCCGATGGCCGCCATCGACGAGGTCTTCCGCGAGGTGGAGGCCGGTGCCGTCAACTACGGCGTGGTGCCGGTGGAGAATTCCACCGAAGGGGTGATCAACCACACCCTCGACTCCTTCATGGATTCGTCGCTGCGCATCTGCGGCGAGGTGGTGCTGCGCATCCATCATCACCTGCTGGTGTCCGAGACCACCCGCCGGGACAAGGTGTCGCGGATCTACTCCCATCCCCAGTCCTTCGCGCAGTGCCGCAAGTGGATCGACGCCCACTTCCCCCAGGCCGAGCGGGTGCCGGTCTCCTCGAACGCCGAGGCGGCCCGCCTGGTCAAGACCGAGTGGCACAGCGCGGCCATCGCCGGCGACATGGCCGCCAAGCTCTATGGCCTGGCCCGGCTGGCCGAGAAGATCGAGGACCGCCCGGACAACTCCACGCGCTTCCTGATCATCGGCAACCAGGACGTGCCCGTCTCCGGCGAGGACAAGACCTCGCTGGTGGTCGCGATGCGCAACCAGCCGGGGGCCCTGCACGACCTCCTCGAGCCCTTCCATCGCCACCAGATCGACATGACGCGCCTCGAGACGCGCCCGTCGCGCAGCGGCGTGTGGAATTACGTCTTCTTCATCGACTTCAAGGGGCATCGCGATGAGCCGCGTGTCGCGGCCATGCTGGAGGAGGTCAAGCTGCGAGCCGCCGACGTGAAGGTGCTGGGGTCCTACCCGGCCGGCGTCCTCTAG
- the serC gene encoding 3-phosphoserine/phosphohydroxythreonine transaminase, giving the protein MTRHYNFCAGPAAMPEAVLERARDEMLDYRGHGLSVMEMSHRSPEYVAIAEQAEADLRELLAIPDNYRVLFTQGGATLQFSAVPYNLLGRGGRANFLHTGIWSKKAIAEARHLAGDVHVAASSEESGHSAVPRQKDIVLSEDAAYLHYTANETIGGLEFDYIPEARRPDGSEVPLVCDMSSSILSGPLDVSRFGVIYAGAQKNIGPAGLVVVIVREDLLDRARDDMPSLLGYRELAEAGSMINTPATYSWYLAGLVFDWLKGEIGGLDAMNALNDRKAGKLYDAIDASALYANPITLRNRSRMNVPFVLADPSLDKAFLAEAEATGLLNLKGHRSVGGMRASLYNAVPEAAVDALIAFMADFEKRRG; this is encoded by the coding sequence ATGACACGTCACTACAACTTCTGTGCCGGCCCGGCCGCCATGCCCGAGGCCGTGCTGGAACGCGCCCGGGACGAGATGCTGGACTACCGGGGGCACGGCCTCTCGGTGATGGAGATGAGCCACCGCTCGCCGGAGTATGTGGCCATCGCCGAGCAGGCCGAGGCCGACCTGCGGGAGCTGCTGGCCATTCCCGACAACTACCGGGTGCTCTTCACCCAGGGCGGCGCCACCCTGCAGTTCTCCGCGGTGCCCTATAACCTGCTCGGCCGGGGCGGGCGTGCCAACTTCCTGCATACCGGCATCTGGAGCAAGAAGGCCATCGCCGAGGCCCGCCACCTGGCCGGCGACGTGCACGTCGCCGCCAGCAGCGAGGAAAGCGGCCACAGCGCGGTGCCGCGCCAGAAGGACATCGTCCTCTCGGAGGACGCCGCCTACCTCCATTACACCGCCAACGAGACCATCGGCGGTCTCGAGTTCGACTATATCCCCGAGGCTCGCCGTCCGGACGGCAGCGAGGTGCCGCTGGTCTGCGACATGTCCTCGAGCATCCTCTCGGGGCCCCTCGACGTCTCCCGTTTCGGGGTAATCTACGCCGGCGCGCAGAAGAACATCGGCCCGGCGGGCCTGGTGGTGGTGATCGTGCGCGAGGACCTTCTGGACCGCGCCAGGGACGACATGCCTTCGCTCCTCGGCTACCGCGAGCTGGCCGAGGCCGGCTCCATGATCAACACCCCGGCGACCTACAGCTGGTACCTCGCCGGGCTGGTCTTCGACTGGCTGAAGGGCGAGATCGGCGGGCTGGACGCCATGAACGCCCTTAACGACCGCAAGGCCGGCAAGCTCTACGACGCCATCGACGCCAGCGCGCTCTATGCCAACCCGATCACGCTGCGCAACCGCTCGCGGATGAACGTGCCCTTCGTGCTCGCCGACCCGAGCCTCGACAAGGCGTTCCTGGCCGAGGCCGAGGCGACGGGGCTGCTCAACCTGAAGGGTCACCGCAGCGTCGGCGGCATGCGGGCCAGCCTCTACAACGCCGTGCCCGAGGCCGCCGTCGATGCGCTGATCGCCTTCATGGCCGATTTCGAGAAACGCAGGGGATAA